In Spirosoma pollinicola, the genomic window AATTCGATTTATTCGGGACTCAGGAAGCTTTACGGAATCAGTTGAATGATGTTGCCGAACTCGACGAATTTGCCTTTCTGGGCGCGGGGCGCGATGATGGCAGGGAAGCGGGGGAGCATTCGGCCATTTTCTATAAAAAAGACCGCTTTAAAGTCCTCCAGTCAGGCAATTTCTGGCTAAGCGAAACCCCCGATAAGCCCGGTAAAGGCTGGGACGCTACCTGCTGCAACCGCATTTGCTCCTGGGCAAAGTTCAATGATCTGAAAACGAAGAAAGAATTTTACTTTTTCAGCGTTCACTTCGATCATCAGGGCGTCGAAGCCCGTCGGCAATCGGGCAAACTTATGGTTGAGAAGATAAAGGAAATAGCGAAGAATACGCCCGTTATTCTGGTTGGTGATTTTAACTCAACACCCGAAACGGAGCAAATTAAAACCATCCAGACCTTGCTCAATGATTCACGTAGCGTAACCAAAATGGCTCCCTAC contains:
- a CDS encoding endonuclease/exonuclease/phosphatase family protein — encoded protein: MRVLIFLLLGSLLHTEPTFAQKDMPITVATYNLRYDNKGDGINAWPNRKENVKGLIKFHEFDLFGTQEALRNQLNDVAELDEFAFLGAGRDDGREAGEHSAIFYKKDRFKVLQSGNFWLSETPDKPGKGWDATCCNRICSWAKFNDLKTKKEFYFFSVHFDHQGVEARRQSGKLMVEKIKEIAKNTPVILVGDFNSTPETEQIKTIQTLLNDSRSVTKMAPYGPEGTFNSFKFDAPMDKRIDYIFVSKQFDVLKYGVLTDAKEQRYPSDHQPVEVKVVLK